In the Pseudanabaena sp. PCC 7367 genome, one interval contains:
- a CDS encoding SIMPL domain-containing protein produces the protein MQKIQFFPQQPNQTGGLTTKTRRFSLGQIVIATIAPLAAFSAVGFTGNLIRPVSAQVQQEQNMRTLTVTGIGDRPVQTTKAQISLGIEITAPTAGQVQTEIARRSNALVDKLRELNVEKLQTQNINLNANYVFENNRRRQEGFTGSSTVSFMVPVDRAGEALDESVSAGANRIERITFAATPTAIAAARDLALQDAVEDAQSQADVVLDRLGFTAKTIRTVAIGNPNVPRPIPLNNARLAVSESLQADPTPVIGGEQRVRATVTLEIVY, from the coding sequence ATGCAAAAGATACAATTTTTTCCACAACAACCAAATCAAACCGGTGGTCTAACTACCAAAACTAGACGCTTTAGCCTGGGTCAGATTGTGATCGCCACGATCGCCCCTTTGGCTGCATTTAGCGCCGTTGGTTTTACGGGTAATTTGATCCGGCCTGTTTCGGCTCAAGTCCAACAGGAACAAAATATGCGGACGCTAACTGTAACCGGAATCGGCGATCGCCCAGTGCAGACCACCAAAGCCCAGATCAGCTTAGGCATCGAGATCACTGCCCCCACCGCCGGACAGGTACAAACCGAGATTGCACGGCGATCGAATGCCCTGGTTGATAAACTGCGGGAATTGAATGTAGAAAAGCTGCAAACCCAGAATATTAATCTCAATGCTAATTATGTATTTGAGAATAATCGCCGCCGCCAAGAAGGTTTTACGGGCAGCAGTACGGTGAGTTTTATGGTGCCAGTCGATCGGGCGGGGGAAGCCCTGGATGAGTCTGTAAGCGCGGGAGCAAATCGGATCGAGAGGATTACGTTTGCGGCTACGCCCACGGCGATCGCTGCGGCCAGAGATTTAGCCTTGCAAGATGCCGTAGAAGATGCACAATCCCAGGCGGATGTGGTGTTGGATCGATTAGGTTTTACGGCCAAAACAATTCGCACCGTGGCGATCGGTAATCCCAATGTACCCCGACCAATTCCGTTGAATAATGCCAGGTTGGCGGTTTCGGAAAGCTTGCAGGCCGATCCTACGCCCGTGATTGGCGGTGAGCAGCGAGTAAGAGCAACGGTTACGCTGGAGATTGTTTACTAA
- a CDS encoding energy-coupling factor transporter transmembrane component T family protein, protein MDLLRSLPLGLYLEQPVTWLHRLDPRVKLFWLGSFLLTPILANSYWRVGTAAMLFFITILARIPARAWRQQMGFLLLLSFMTLTIATLSPDGLNVAIQPRRPTTAQIIEFANKDRIANPDNPDNADNQAESPEPTAIELAQPTNYKYILFKAGSINITRRSFDLGVRISTLIFTYIYSPVIFLLVTAPEEITAGLTSIAMPLKRLRIPVVEITLTLTLALRFFPLVLEEMQNLYRAIHTRAINWKKLGIRRSIDVWLILVERLINNLFIRADQTASSMKVRGFTTPNTHRVRWNFLKLKARDYWLIGLLAVFWGLRFWIGNEF, encoded by the coding sequence GTGGACTTATTAAGATCCCTGCCTCTGGGACTATACCTTGAACAACCAGTTACCTGGCTACATCGACTCGATCCGCGAGTTAAATTATTTTGGCTGGGCAGTTTTTTGCTTACGCCGATCCTAGCTAATTCCTACTGGCGGGTGGGCACGGCCGCAATGTTGTTTTTTATTACCATATTGGCGCGGATTCCAGCCCGAGCCTGGCGGCAACAAATGGGTTTTTTGCTGTTGCTTAGCTTTATGACCCTGACGATCGCTACCCTTTCGCCGGATGGCTTAAATGTGGCGATCCAGCCCCGTCGCCCCACCACTGCGCAAATAATTGAATTTGCTAACAAAGATCGCATTGCTAATCCAGATAACCCTGACAATGCAGATAATCAAGCAGAATCTCCAGAACCAACTGCGATCGAATTGGCGCAACCAACTAACTATAAATATATTCTGTTTAAGGCTGGCTCAATTAATATAACCAGGCGATCGTTCGATCTTGGCGTTAGAATTAGCACTCTGATTTTCACTTATATTTATTCACCGGTAATTTTCTTGCTGGTAACTGCGCCGGAAGAGATTACCGCTGGCTTGACCAGCATTGCCATGCCGCTGAAGCGATTGCGTATTCCAGTAGTAGAAATTACTTTAACCCTGACCCTAGCGTTGCGATTTTTCCCGCTGGTGCTAGAAGAAATGCAAAATCTCTATCGGGCGATCCATACCCGTGCGATCAATTGGAAAAAGCTGGGCATCCGCCGATCGATCGACGTATGGCTAATTTTAGTGGAGCGATTGATCAATAATTTATTTATTCGAGCCGATCAGACCGCCAGCAGCATGAAGGTACGCGGTTTTACTACCCCAAACACCCATCGAGTGCGCTGGAACTTCCTCAAACTCAAGGCTAGAGACTATTGGCTGATTGGTTTACTAGCTGTTTTTTGGGGGCTCAGGTTCTGGATCGGTAATGAGTTTTAA
- a CDS encoding PAN/Apple domain-containing protein: MRSSTTQEDPNANIVPLDLGILAIALGVAIFVFGAGIGLLLLDHDPGSVDRFVLEPGIDYFGSDYYLLEVDSVNQCVAECSKRRRCKVFTYVSTGMQPPDHNNDKPLCWLKDRVPEPFEEAGMVSGVKRSQRS, encoded by the coding sequence ATGCGATCAAGTACAACGCAGGAAGATCCCAATGCCAATATCGTGCCGCTGGATTTAGGTATCCTGGCGATCGCCCTGGGCGTTGCGATCTTTGTATTTGGTGCTGGGATTGGATTGCTGCTGCTCGATCATGATCCTGGTTCAGTCGATCGGTTTGTGCTGGAACCAGGGATCGATTATTTTGGCTCTGATTATTACCTGCTAGAAGTTGATAGCGTCAATCAATGTGTGGCGGAATGCTCAAAGCGGCGACGCTGTAAGGTATTTACCTATGTGAGTACGGGGATGCAACCGCCTGATCATAACAATGATAAGCCGTTGTGCTGGCTGAAAGATCGAGTGCCGGAACCGTTTGAAGAGGCGGGGATGGTTTCGGGGGTGAAGCGATCTCAGCGAAGTTGA
- a CDS encoding DUF362 domain-containing protein, which yields MSANTDRPIAPSVTSAKHSPPSPPKPSQVSLQAAHSYERDALTAALVKLLAPLGGIEAIVKPGDRVLLKPNLLTGARPTKECTTRPELVYCVAKLVQKAGGKPFLGDSPAFGSAAGVAKANGLDQLAAELNLPIVEFHGQRFAIGAEQAQQREHDLQHLRLSKEALGADVIINLPKVKSHAQMTLTVGVKNLFGCVPGKMKAWWHMELGKDINKFARMLIETAIAISPQLTIVDGIIGHEGNGPSGGEPRNLGVLAASTDVFAVDRVVTEILSIDSQQVPIMAESIRLGLCADLSDIEIVGSELEQLRLSDWQLPEKLIPVDFGMPRIVKSTFKHFYIKFIKEPISAYARTS from the coding sequence ATGTCCGCCAACACCGATCGACCAATTGCCCCATCAGTCACATCTGCCAAGCATTCCCCCCCAAGCCCCCCCAAGCCAAGCCAAGTAAGCCTCCAGGCTGCCCACAGTTATGAACGTGATGCCTTGACCGCTGCGTTGGTAAAGCTATTAGCCCCATTGGGTGGGATCGAAGCAATTGTCAAACCTGGCGATCGAGTGTTACTCAAACCCAACTTGCTCACCGGCGCTCGCCCCACCAAAGAATGCACCACCAGGCCAGAATTGGTCTATTGTGTGGCTAAGTTAGTACAAAAAGCTGGCGGTAAACCTTTTTTGGGCGATAGTCCGGCGTTTGGCAGTGCCGCTGGGGTGGCCAAGGCCAATGGATTGGATCAACTGGCTGCCGAATTAAACTTGCCGATCGTTGAATTTCATGGTCAGCGCTTTGCGATCGGGGCGGAGCAAGCCCAACAGCGTGAACACGATTTGCAGCATTTACGCCTGAGTAAAGAAGCTTTGGGAGCAGATGTGATCATTAATCTGCCCAAGGTGAAATCCCATGCCCAAATGACCTTAACTGTGGGTGTAAAAAACCTGTTTGGTTGTGTGCCAGGTAAAATGAAAGCCTGGTGGCACATGGAATTGGGCAAAGACATTAACAAATTTGCGCGGATGTTGATTGAAACTGCGATCGCCATTTCGCCCCAACTCACGATCGTAGATGGCATTATTGGGCATGAGGGGAATGGCCCTAGCGGTGGTGAACCTAGAAATTTGGGTGTATTGGCCGCTTCTACAGATGTTTTCGCAGTCGATCGCGTAGTCACCGAAATTCTGAGCATCGACTCGCAGCAAGTACCGATTATGGCTGAATCAATTCGTTTGGGTTTATGCGCCGATTTGAGCGATATTGAAATAGTGGGCAGCGAGCTTGAGCAATTACGCCTGAGCGATTGGCAGCTCCCAGAGAAACTAATCCCGGTTGACTTTGGGATGCCCAGAATTGTCAAATCCACTTTCAAGCATTTTTATATCAAATTCATCAAAGAACCAATCAGTGCCTATGCTCGAACCTCCTAG
- a CDS encoding TIGR04376 family protein, translated as MGLIEDISNFLEKRLEEFIGNNPQFELQMLDEKLRQQDTEITKLISGFQTREKQLQDKILAIAEEIQLWHARGQKAGDAGKQDLAAGAKQREAALLKEGNKVWAEMELVKKRRAQTQELQKQIHLRQQEVAVKLKEVASTQSQPPEPSAAGFNWENLYPPPSSNTFDDLDKKFREWETEEDLERLKRKMGR; from the coding sequence ATGGGTTTAATTGAGGATATTTCTAATTTCCTAGAAAAAAGGCTAGAGGAGTTCATTGGCAATAATCCTCAATTTGAACTACAGATGCTGGATGAGAAACTGCGCCAGCAAGATACTGAAATAACCAAGCTAATCTCTGGCTTTCAAACGCGAGAGAAACAATTGCAAGATAAGATCCTGGCGATCGCCGAAGAGATCCAGCTTTGGCATGCCCGTGGCCAAAAGGCAGGGGACGCTGGCAAACAGGATTTGGCGGCTGGTGCAAAGCAACGGGAAGCTGCCCTGCTTAAGGAAGGTAATAAGGTATGGGCAGAGATGGAGCTAGTCAAAAAAAGGCGTGCTCAAACCCAGGAGTTGCAAAAGCAAATTCATCTGCGCCAGCAAGAAGTAGCAGTTAAGCTCAAAGAGGTAGCAAGCACTCAATCCCAACCGCCAGAGCCATCTGCGGCTGGTTTTAACTGGGAAAATCTCTACCCACCACCATCTAGTAATACCTTTGATGACCTGGATAAAAAATTCCGGGAATGGGAAACCGAAGAAGATTTAGAACGGTTGAAGCGAAAAATGGGACGTTAA
- a CDS encoding response regulator, translating into MLEPPSTSSESFELSESSNAEHPPSTSMANQSLLILVVEDSHDNQALMRLILEEMGHAFVIVEDGAEAVAWLAKHIPSLILLDLSLPKIDGWQIARNLKADPATAQIPILATTAHAMQGDRERAIEAGCDDYLPKPLDLEKLEERIRYWLKQINP; encoded by the coding sequence ATGCTCGAACCTCCTAGTACCAGTTCTGAATCATTTGAATTATCTGAATCTAGCAATGCTGAGCACCCACCCTCGACATCAATGGCTAACCAATCACTCCTAATTCTAGTGGTGGAAGACTCCCATGATAATCAAGCCCTGATGCGATTAATTTTAGAAGAGATGGGTCATGCCTTTGTAATTGTCGAAGATGGAGCCGAGGCGGTGGCATGGCTGGCAAAACATATACCTAGCTTGATTTTGCTGGATTTATCATTACCCAAGATCGATGGTTGGCAGATTGCCCGCAACCTGAAGGCCGATCCCGCTACAGCGCAAATCCCAATTTTGGCCACTACTGCCCACGCGATGCAGGGCGATCGAGAACGGGCGATCGAAGCTGGCTGTGATGATTACTTACCGAAGCCCTTAGATCTAGAAAAGTTAGAGGAGCGGATCAGGTATTGGTTGAAGCAAATCAATCCATAG
- a CDS encoding WD40 repeat domain-containing protein — translation MKKQQSRPRDFDSILGGSQRQLLSAAVLGGMAGVWHKLATNDRQQRIIGLQDASKYGSNGLKLVIEALQDVELEPTAYRLLRDRPEPLVKAALANYQPYRLFGCMHELQTDGAKICGLEICGNDRVICICHNYQYSHKFADHQIRGKHIEVWDAATGSLLERESSFPKYLDYKMRSPFRHVSADQKITAIASGEARTILVLGSSDTHQLCGHDAGVYAVAVSEDGQTLVSGCDDGTIKIWDLTTMTEIASLHGHDAKVRAVAVSSDRQLIASGSNDGVIKVWGICA, via the coding sequence ATGAAAAAGCAGCAGTCCAGACCTAGAGACTTTGATTCCATTCTTGGCGGTTCCCAGCGCCAGCTATTAAGTGCTGCGGTTTTAGGTGGTATGGCTGGTGTTTGGCATAAATTAGCTACCAACGATCGCCAGCAGCGAATTATTGGCCTCCAAGATGCATCTAAATATGGCTCCAATGGCTTGAAGCTGGTAATTGAAGCGCTGCAAGATGTTGAGCTAGAGCCCACTGCCTACAGGCTATTACGCGATCGCCCAGAACCCCTGGTTAAAGCTGCCCTGGCCAACTATCAGCCCTATCGATTGTTTGGCTGTATGCATGAGCTGCAAACCGATGGTGCCAAAATTTGTGGGCTAGAAATATGTGGCAATGACCGAGTTATTTGCATCTGCCACAACTATCAATACAGTCATAAGTTTGCGGATCATCAAATCAGGGGCAAACATATTGAAGTCTGGGATGCCGCCACCGGTAGCCTATTGGAGCGAGAGAGTAGTTTTCCTAAATATCTAGATTACAAAATGCGATCGCCCTTTCGCCATGTCAGCGCCGATCAAAAGATCACGGCGATCGCCAGTGGTGAGGCTCGTACTATTCTGGTGCTGGGTTCTAGTGACACCCATCAGCTCTGTGGTCATGATGCGGGCGTATATGCCGTGGCAGTGAGTGAGGATGGCCAGACCCTGGTTAGTGGCTGTGATGATGGCACGATTAAAATCTGGGATTTGACCACCATGACCGAGATTGCCAGCCTGCATGGTCATGATGCTAAGGTGCGGGCTGTGGCAGTTAGTAGCGATCGCCAGCTTATTGCTAGTGGTAGTAATGATGGAGTGATCAAAGTTTGGGGCATTTGTGCTTGA
- a CDS encoding TldD/PmbA family protein: protein MTATSYSLTQLPEKTIELAIAHGATAAEVYVSNSQSHPVYFEANRLKQLESTDSQGLALRLWKDGKPGLATAFGAFEPLALVEQAIAISQLNDPREVELCSQNPLASDSPSYGNDVPVEQLLAWGKDTIAQVRAAYPEAICAGEWDCSSEYTRIVNSLGLDCSYTDRTLDSYVSAELIRGDDFLNVWYAQSQRDRLEPEAIIQPVLQRLQWAQENVAAPSGKVPVLFTSKAADTLLGTISAAMNGKQVEQKSTPWIDRLGEQVIAAELTLAQQPDFGVYSAPFDDEGTATESFTWIDRGVLKGFYADRQTAREIGTTSRGNGFRSGLGSYPSPGLLNLVASPGQGSLADLIAQIDDGIMIDQILGYPPGLSGDFSVNIELGYRIKNGVVVGRLKDTMVAGNAYNALNHLIALGADNAWQGSLYMPSLVVDSLAVTSKSD from the coding sequence ATGACCGCAACTAGTTATTCGTTGACACAATTGCCAGAAAAAACGATCGAGTTGGCGATCGCCCACGGTGCGACGGCAGCAGAAGTTTATGTGAGCAATTCCCAATCCCATCCGGTCTATTTTGAAGCCAATCGGCTCAAGCAATTAGAAAGCACAGACTCCCAGGGGTTGGCCTTGCGACTGTGGAAGGACGGCAAGCCAGGGTTGGCAACTGCATTTGGTGCATTTGAACCCCTAGCCCTTGTAGAGCAAGCGATCGCCATCAGTCAGCTCAATGATCCGCGCGAGGTGGAATTATGTTCACAAAATCCCCTTGCCAGTGATTCACCTAGTTATGGCAATGATGTACCAGTAGAGCAATTATTAGCATGGGGCAAGGATACGATCGCCCAGGTGCGAGCAGCCTATCCAGAGGCAATCTGCGCTGGTGAGTGGGATTGCAGTAGTGAATATACCCGCATTGTTAATTCATTGGGGCTGGATTGTAGCTATACCGATAGGACTCTGGATAGCTATGTTTCGGCGGAATTAATACGTGGTGATGATTTTTTGAATGTCTGGTATGCCCAATCGCAACGCGATCGCCTGGAGCCTGAAGCGATTATCCAGCCAGTGCTGCAAAGATTGCAATGGGCGCAAGAGAACGTTGCTGCGCCAAGTGGTAAAGTGCCGGTATTATTCACCAGTAAAGCTGCCGATACACTCCTGGGCACTATTTCCGCTGCTATGAATGGTAAACAGGTGGAGCAAAAATCTACCCCCTGGATCGATCGCCTGGGTGAACAGGTGATCGCAGCGGAGTTGACCCTGGCACAACAGCCGGATTTTGGGGTTTATAGTGCGCCCTTTGATGACGAAGGTACAGCCACAGAGTCTTTTACCTGGATCGATCGCGGTGTGTTAAAGGGTTTTTATGCCGATCGGCAAACTGCGAGGGAGATTGGCACCACCAGCAGAGGTAATGGGTTCCGATCGGGTTTGGGTAGCTATCCTAGTCCTGGTTTGTTGAATTTGGTGGCAAGTCCTGGCCAGGGCAGCTTGGCGGATTTGATCGCGCAAATTGATGACGGCATTATGATCGATCAGATTCTGGGCTATCCGCCAGGACTATCGGGCGATTTTTCGGTCAACATTGAACTGGGGTATCGGATCAAAAATGGCGTGGTGGTAGGTCGGCTCAAGGATACAATGGTGGCTGGCAATGCCTATAATGCCCTCAATCATCTGATTGCCCTGGGTGCAGACAATGCCTGGCAAGGCTCACTCTATATGCCTTCTCTGGTGGTGGATAGTTTGGCGGTAACCAGCAAAAGTGATTAA
- a CDS encoding Panacea domain-containing protein → MDSNNVNCLDIARYFIVRAYEDGLEIEMTNMKVLKLLYYAQCLHLALYEEPLFPEEIQAWRYGPVCPPAYRFYSEFEAKQLPVPVKDFLSRLSSEQQDLLDEVWAYFGKHHAYQLSGMTHLEFPWKNARQGLPSEASSTEMILLEDMKKLGQKKLQEIETEHPAYMPVITNILESAFSDRAKVEVKQGEVRGWLESLLD, encoded by the coding sequence ATGGATTCTAATAATGTCAATTGTTTGGACATAGCACGTTATTTCATTGTTAGAGCCTATGAGGATGGGCTTGAGATAGAAATGACAAATATGAAAGTGCTGAAACTTTTGTATTATGCTCAATGTCTTCATTTGGCGCTCTATGAGGAGCCTTTATTCCCTGAAGAGATCCAAGCTTGGCGATACGGCCCAGTCTGCCCACCTGCCTACAGGTTTTACAGTGAATTTGAAGCAAAGCAGTTACCTGTCCCTGTCAAGGACTTCCTCTCTAGGTTATCTTCAGAGCAACAAGATCTACTAGATGAAGTTTGGGCATATTTTGGCAAACATCATGCTTATCAACTCAGCGGCATGACGCACTTAGAGTTTCCCTGGAAAAATGCCCGCCAAGGATTGCCATCTGAGGCAAGTTCCACAGAGATGATTCTATTGGAAGATATGAAAAAGCTGGGGCAAAAGAAGCTTCAAGAAATTGAAACTGAACATCCTGCTTATATGCCTGTAATTACCAATATTTTAGAATCTGCCTTTAGCGATCGCGCCAAGGTGGAAGTAAAGCAAGGAGAGGTGCGTGGCTGGCTCGAATCACTTCTCGATTAA
- the argS gene encoding arginine--tRNA ligase: MSNSLLSEFKTRFKAALVRAFGEEFAEYDPAVMAAKDLRFGDYQCNAALGLAKQLKRKPRDIATEIVAHLQIDDIGEPASIDGPGFINVRLKTSYLETQLTTIQPDDRLGITKLDRPERIIVDFSSPNIAKEMHVGHLRSTIIGDCIARILEFQGHDVLRLNHVGDWGTQFGMLITYLKTAYPDALNQADVLALGDLVEFYKAAKKKFDEDPEFKETARQAVVGLQSGDEEARLAWKLLCEQSRREFQKIYDALDIKLQERGESFYNSLLPDVVQDLTQAGLVEENDGALCVFLEGFTNKAGDPLPLIVQKSNGGYNYATTDLAALRYRINQDQVDRIIYVTDAGQSDHFAQVFQVANRAGWLPESVKITHVPFGLVLGEDGKKLKTRSGETVKLKELLQEAIARANADLDARDPDYDADYQKEVATTIGLDAVKYADLAQNRTSNYAFSYDKMLALQGNTAPYLLYAYVRVRGISRKGDIDFEQFNHASEQTEPRSIQLTEATEINLAKHLVQLAETIEAVADELMPNRLCQYLFELSQKFNQFYDQCPVLQGSEQERFSRLSLCNITAKTLKLGLNLLGLKVLERM, encoded by the coding sequence ATGTCCAATTCTCTTCTGTCGGAATTCAAAACTAGATTCAAAGCTGCTCTGGTAAGGGCATTTGGCGAAGAATTTGCCGAGTATGATCCGGCGGTGATGGCGGCGAAGGATTTGCGCTTTGGTGATTATCAATGTAATGCGGCTTTGGGCTTGGCCAAGCAGCTAAAGCGAAAGCCCCGCGATATTGCCACTGAGATTGTGGCACATTTGCAGATCGATGATATTGGCGAACCGGCTTCGATCGATGGGCCGGGGTTTATTAACGTGCGCTTAAAAACCAGTTATCTGGAAACGCAGTTAACAACTATTCAACCTGACGATCGGCTGGGCATCACCAAGCTCGATCGGCCGGAGCGGATAATTGTGGATTTTTCCAGTCCCAACATTGCCAAGGAGATGCATGTGGGACATTTGCGATCGACGATCATTGGCGATTGCATTGCGCGAATTCTGGAATTTCAAGGCCATGATGTACTACGGCTCAACCATGTGGGCGATTGGGGTACTCAGTTTGGCATGTTGATCACCTATCTTAAAACTGCCTATCCAGATGCATTAAACCAGGCTGATGTATTGGCGCTGGGTGACCTGGTGGAATTTTATAAGGCGGCAAAAAAGAAGTTTGACGAAGACCCGGAATTTAAAGAAACCGCTCGCCAAGCAGTAGTAGGCTTGCAATCGGGAGATGAAGAAGCCCGTCTGGCTTGGAAGCTGCTGTGTGAGCAATCGCGGCGCGAATTCCAGAAAATCTATGACGCTCTGGATATTAAATTGCAAGAACGGGGCGAGTCTTTTTATAATTCCCTTTTGCCTGATGTGGTACAGGATTTAACGCAGGCTGGCCTGGTAGAAGAAAACGATGGTGCGCTATGTGTATTTCTGGAAGGGTTTACCAATAAAGCTGGCGATCCGCTACCTCTAATTGTGCAAAAGTCCAACGGTGGTTATAACTATGCCACTACCGACCTGGCTGCTTTGCGGTATCGGATTAACCAGGATCAGGTCGATCGGATTATTTATGTTACTGATGCTGGCCAGTCAGATCACTTTGCTCAGGTGTTCCAGGTGGCAAATCGAGCGGGCTGGTTACCGGAATCAGTCAAAATCACCCATGTGCCCTTTGGGTTGGTGTTGGGCGAAGATGGCAAAAAGCTGAAAACCCGATCGGGCGAGACGGTGAAGCTAAAGGAGCTTTTGCAAGAGGCGATCGCCAGAGCTAATGCTGATCTTGATGCCCGTGATCCTGATTATGATGCTGATTACCAGAAAGAAGTGGCAACCACGATCGGCCTGGATGCGGTGAAGTACGCCGATCTCGCGCAAAATCGCACCAGCAACTATGCCTTTAGTTATGACAAAATGCTGGCCTTGCAGGGCAATACAGCGCCCTATTTGCTCTATGCCTATGTGCGGGTTCGGGGCATTAGCCGCAAAGGGGATATTGATTTTGAGCAGTTTAATCATGCCAGTGAGCAGACTGAACCGCGATCGATTCAACTCACTGAAGCAACCGAAATTAACCTGGCCAAGCATTTAGTCCAACTGGCCGAGACGATCGAAGCGGTGGCCGATGAATTGATGCCCAACCGCTTATGTCAATATTTGTTTGAACTAAGTCAGAAATTTAATCAGTTTTATGACCAATGCCCCGTATTGCAGGGCTCCGAGCAGGAACGCTTCTCGCGGTTGAGTTTGTGTAATATCACCGCTAAAACCCTGAAGCTAGGGCTAAATTTGTTGGGACTAAAAGTTTTGGAACGGATGTAA
- the hemH gene encoding ferrochelatase gives MKDRVGVLLLNLGGPERQEDVYMFLYNLFSDPDLIRLPFPFLQKPVASLIAATRSPITKENYKLIGGGSPLRQITEEQGDAIVAALERRGIDAKAYIGMRYWYPYTEDALAQIKADGITRLIVLPLYPQFSISTSGSSLKQVDQLWQNDPELQKIDRLTIESWYKRPGYIRAMAESIATRLQSHAAPEEVYLFFSAHGVPVKYVTEYGDPYQVEMENCVDLIMQDLRCEFNCYNSHLLAYQSRVGPVEWLRPYTEDAIAQLGKRGINDMMVVPISFVSEHIETLQEIDMEYREAAEEAGIENFDRVPALNCHSTFIDDLADLVLEELGEEKAVAVPV, from the coding sequence ATGAAAGATCGCGTTGGCGTTTTATTGTTAAATTTGGGAGGCCCAGAACGGCAGGAAGATGTTTACATGTTCTTGTACAACCTCTTTTCTGATCCCGATTTGATTCGCCTGCCCTTCCCATTCTTGCAAAAGCCAGTAGCATCATTGATTGCGGCCACGCGATCGCCAATTACAAAAGAAAACTACAAGCTAATTGGTGGTGGTTCACCCCTGCGCCAGATTACGGAAGAACAGGGTGATGCGATCGTTGCTGCTCTGGAGCGTCGCGGCATTGATGCCAAAGCCTATATTGGTATGCGCTATTGGTATCCCTACACTGAAGATGCCCTGGCACAAATCAAGGCAGATGGTATTACCAGGTTGATCGTATTACCGCTCTATCCTCAATTTTCGATCAGCACCAGCGGTTCCAGCCTTAAGCAAGTTGATCAGCTCTGGCAGAATGACCCGGAACTACAAAAAATTGATCGCCTCACGATCGAATCCTGGTATAAGCGTCCTGGCTATATTAGAGCAATGGCCGAATCGATCGCCACCAGGTTGCAAAGTCATGCCGCCCCTGAAGAGGTCTATCTTTTCTTTAGTGCCCACGGTGTACCAGTTAAGTACGTCACTGAGTATGGCGATCCCTATCAAGTCGAGATGGAAAACTGTGTTGATTTGATCATGCAGGATTTACGCTGCGAATTTAATTGCTATAACTCCCATTTGCTCGCCTATCAAAGTCGGGTTGGCCCAGTTGAATGGTTGCGCCCCTATACCGAAGATGCGATCGCCCAATTGGGCAAGCGTGGCATTAATGACATGATGGTGGTGCCAATTAGTTTTGTTTCAGAACACATTGAGACCTTGCAAGAAATTGATATGGAATATCGGGAAGCGGCCGAAGAAGCCGGAATCGAGAATTTCGATCGCGTCCCTGCGCTCAATTGCCATTCCACTTTTATTGATGATTTAGCAGATTTGGTATTAGAAGAACTGGGCGAAGAAAAGGCCGTAGCTGTGCCTGTCTAG